In the genome of Gordonia rubripertincta, one region contains:
- a CDS encoding PadR family transcriptional regulator, whose product MACSAPLGPVAILVLGLLLERPMHPYEMVQTTVARREDRLAKFRAGTLYHAVDRLSENGLIEVHEVRREGNRPERTVYAITGPGREALTENLERILETRPEEYPELYLALSEAHGLPRGRVIELLERRVATMRADLADVEAAVEEFRSRGKPEMFFLDGGCRIATLTAQIAWLDDLVDRLRTHRIEWLDDPHSPYRVLTQPESSPAPNPGAGAEHLAQKVE is encoded by the coding sequence ATGGCGTGTTCCGCACCGCTCGGACCGGTGGCGATCCTGGTGCTCGGCCTTCTCCTCGAGCGTCCGATGCACCCGTACGAGATGGTTCAGACGACCGTCGCGCGTCGCGAGGACCGGTTGGCGAAGTTCCGCGCCGGCACCCTGTACCACGCGGTGGACCGGCTGTCGGAGAACGGATTGATCGAGGTCCACGAGGTCCGTCGCGAGGGCAATCGGCCCGAACGGACCGTGTACGCGATCACCGGCCCGGGCCGGGAGGCTCTGACCGAGAACCTCGAACGCATCCTCGAGACGCGACCTGAGGAATACCCCGAGCTCTACCTCGCCCTGTCCGAGGCGCACGGTCTGCCCAGGGGTCGTGTCATCGAACTCCTCGAACGGCGGGTCGCGACCATGCGGGCGGACCTCGCCGACGTCGAGGCCGCCGTCGAGGAGTTCCGGTCCCGCGGGAAACCGGAGATGTTCTTCCTCGACGGGGGATGCCGGATCGCCACACTCACGGCCCAGATCGCCTGGCTCGACGACCTCGTCGACCGGCTCCGCACACACCGCATCGAATGGCTCGACGATCCGCATTCGCCGTATCGCGTTCTGACCCAGCCGGAGTCCTCCCCGGCACCGAATCCCGGCGCAGGCGCCGAACACCTCGCACAGAAGGTCGAGTAG